A DNA window from Hordeum vulgare subsp. vulgare chromosome 1H, MorexV3_pseudomolecules_assembly, whole genome shotgun sequence contains the following coding sequences:
- the LOC123406803 gene encoding peroxidase 5-like, protein MAIKLSAGAIVVSISLSLAFFVGHGQPVLADGGSGKKHDDVADTVKKEVAKAMKKNRRIGAALVRLLFHDCWVHGCDGSVLLDKTPDGGSTEKDAANNIGLEGFDLIDMIKGKLGESVSCADIVVLAARDATYILSRGNIAYHVTTGRKDGVRSSAAAADAVLPPSTFNFTQLKANFAARNFTQTELVVLSGAHAVGVAHLSSFRDRLDNATATPISVRYQNALRDHVEDKTTATVPDPTEMNNIRDMELAFRNASGYNATGVDTSKAARGVLDNSYYHANLQNKVLFRSDWELRNDTTGAAGRDMREFRDNAARWYVLFGNAMAKLSEVPAEGTRFEIRKDCRTTN, encoded by the exons ATGGCGATCAAGCTCAGCGCCGGCGCCATCGTGGTGTCTATCAGCCTGTCGCTCGCCTTCTTCGTCGGGCACGGGCAGCCCGTGCTGGCCGACGGTGGCAGTGGCAAGAAGCACGATGACGTTGCTGACACGGTTAAGAAGGAAGTGGCCAAGGCCATGAAGAAAAACCGCCGCATCGGCGCCGCCCTCGTCCGGTTGCTCTTCCACGACTGCTGGGTCCAC GGCTGCGATGGATCGGTGCTCTTAGACAAGACGCCGGACGGCGGCAGCACGGAGAAGGACGCGGCAAACAACATCGGCCTCGAGGGCTTCGACCTGATCGACATGATCAAGGGCAAGCTCGGCGAAAGCGTCTCTTGCGCCGACATCGTCGTCCTGGCCGCACGGGACGCGACGTACATCCTCAGCCGTGGCAACATCGCCTACCACGTGACGACGGGGCGCAAGGACGGCGTCAGATCATCCGCCGCGGCTGCCGATGCCGTCCTCCCTCCCTCCACATTCAATTTCACGCAGCTCAAGGCCAACTTCGCCGCCAGGAACTTCACCCAGACGGAGCTCGTCGTCCTCTCCGGCGCCCATGCCGTCGGCGTCGCCCACCTCTCGTCTTTCCGCGACCGACTCGACAATGCCACCGCCACCCCGATCAGCGTCAGGTACCAGAACGCGCTCCGCGACCATGTCGAGGACAAGACGACGGCGACGGTGCCCGACCCGACGGAGATGAACAACATCCGCGACATGGAGTTGGCGTTCCGAAACGCCTCCGGGTACAACGCCACTGGGGTGGACACGTCCAAGGCCGCGCGGGGAGTCCTCGACAACAGCTACTACCACGCCAACCTCCAGAACAAGGTGCTCTTCAGGTCCGACTGGGAGCTACGCAACGACAccaccggcgccgccgggagggaCATGAGGGAGTTTAGGGACAACGCTGCCAGGTGGTACGTGCTGTTTGGCAACGCCATGGCCAAGCTCAGCGAGGTCCCTGCCGAAGGCACCCGTTTCGAGATCAGGAAGGACTGCAGAACCACCAATTAA
- the LOC123406819 gene encoding peroxidase 1-like, producing the protein MAKRSEKEASLSVIVIVALAILVVLTAQVESAAAAVSYVNLEDTVRKVVQEHMNINWGFGAGLLRLVFHDCFVRGCDGSVLLDRTPQNTKTEKESPSNGGLRGLEVIDAIRVRLAKDIGVTVSCADAVVFAAREATHILSKGKIAYDVDGPGRMDGIVSSAEDPGKHLPAPTDTFDLLMQKFRAKDLDLVELVALSGAHSVGVANVTSVIHRFGTPIPRGQMNRMYAGAVVIEMGTDGVVENNVRDFKPANRDTVAGYQANGVVDLNAVGYLDNSYYNANFQNMVLFNSDWELTTNTSAKQHMTLYMDADKWRAAFGKAMTRLSNELKSEGPLYEIGSRMTCNATNHMSY; encoded by the exons ATGGCGAAGCGTAGCGAGAAGGAGGCATCTCTCTCGGTGATCGTGATCGTGGCCCTGGCCATCCTGGTCGTTCTCACGGCGCAGGTGGAGTCGGCGGCGGCCGCTGTTAGCTACGTCAACCTGGAGGATACTGTGAGGAAAGTAGTGCAGGAGCACATGAATATCAACTGGGGCTTCGGTGCCGGCCTCCTCCGACTCGTCTTCCACGACTGCTTCGTCAGG GGTTGCGATGGATCCGTGTTGCTGGATAGGACGCCCCAAAACACCAAGACGGAGAAGGAGTCGCCAAGCAACGGCGGCCTGCGTGGCCTCGAGGTGATCGACGCCATCAGGGTCAGGCTCGCCAAGGATATCGGTGTCACCGTCTCCTGCGCCGACGCCGTCGTGTTCGCGGCGCGCGAGGCCACCCACATCCTGAGCAAGGGCAAAATCGCATACGACGTCGACGGGCCCGGCCGCATGGACGGCATCGTCTCGTCGGCGGAGGACCCGGGAAAGCACCTCCCTGCCCCGACCGACACCTTCGATCTGCTCATGCAAAAGTTCAGGGCCAAGGACCTCGACCTGGTGGAGCTCGTCGCCCTCTCCGGCGCACACTCCGTCGGTGTCGCCAACGTAACGTCGGTCATACACCGATTCGGAACTCCAATCCCCCGCGGTCAGATGAACCGCATGTACGCTGGTGCCGTTGTAATTGAAATGGGGACGGACGGTGTGGTAGAGAACAACGTCCGTGACTTCAAGCCTGCCAACCGTGACACCGTCGCTGGTTACCAGGCCAATGGGGTGGTGGACTTGAACGCGGTGGGCTACCTGGACAACAGCTACTACAACGCCAACTTTCAGAACATGGTGCTCTTCAACTCCGACTGGGAGCTGACGACCAACACAAGCGCGAAACAGCACATGACATTGTACATGGACGCTGACAAGTGGAGAGCTGCCTTCGGAAAGGCCATGACCAGGCTCAGCAACGAGCTCAAGTCTGAGGGGCCCCTTTACGAGATCGGGAGCAGGATGACATGCAATGCCACCAACCACATGTCCTACTGA